One window of uncultured Methanoregula sp. genomic DNA carries:
- a CDS encoding TIGR00266 family protein, translating to MKYEIIGNNLQMAEIDLPAGIGIYAEAGSMVNMSGTMTMESQLKGGIVSGLKRAVAGESLFLTRFISPDTRGFVSFAGTIPGKIFAVVIAPGKEFIAQKDSFLCCDEGVELDIACTANIPAGLFGGSGFIFQKMTGNGTVLLHCCGDIVEKVLAPGEVVKVQTGLVVGFEDTVSYDISLAGGVTTALFGGEGLFVTTLTGPGKVVLQSMNLAKIANALIPYLPKPEIKVKPV from the coding sequence ATGAAGTACGAGATCATTGGGAATAATCTCCAGATGGCAGAGATCGACTTACCGGCCGGCATCGGGATCTATGCCGAAGCCGGGTCTATGGTCAACATGAGCGGCACGATGACCATGGAAAGCCAGCTCAAAGGCGGCATCGTCTCCGGCCTGAAACGTGCGGTGGCCGGGGAAAGTCTCTTCCTCACCCGGTTTATCTCGCCCGATACCCGGGGTTTTGTCTCCTTTGCCGGTACCATCCCCGGCAAGATCTTTGCTGTCGTTATTGCGCCGGGAAAAGAGTTCATTGCCCAGAAAGACTCGTTCCTCTGCTGTGATGAAGGCGTGGAACTGGACATCGCATGTACGGCCAATATCCCGGCAGGACTCTTTGGCGGGAGCGGGTTCATATTCCAGAAAATGACCGGCAACGGCACCGTCCTCCTCCACTGCTGCGGCGATATTGTGGAAAAAGTCCTCGCGCCGGGGGAAGTTGTCAAGGTCCAGACCGGCCTTGTTGTCGGTTTTGAAGATACCGTGAGCTACGACATCTCCCTTGCCGGTGGCGTGACGACCGCGCTCTTTGGCGGCGAAGGTCTCTTTGTCACTACCCTGACCGGGCCGGGAAAAGTAGTCCTCCAGTCCATGAACCTTGCAAAGATAGCCAACGCCCTGATCCCGTACCTGCCAAAACCCGAGATAAAAGTAAAACCGGTATAA